The window TTAAAAAGTCTTAGAATATATGTGGCTTCATTTTTATAGAAACTCAACTATGGAAACTCTTGTCAAAATGAGTtgtagctcaaatgacatagtttttcatactcaattaagaggttgtgagTTCGAGTtttctatttttgataaaaaaaaattatgggaACTCTTGCCGAAATAGCCCATGTAATTACTATATTTGTACAACGATCCCTAAAAGCCTACATATTATACAACTAGACCCTAAAAGAATAACAATTTACATAAAAGCCCCAAAAAAGAGAGAAACCTCAAAACAGCCCCAAATTCCCAAATGGCCCCTTAATTCTCTTCTCTGTAGTCTGCatcacttcttccttctttctcttatTCGTTCTGAGTTCCCCTTCATCCGTCCTCCCTTTACCCGTCGCGCCACTTTCTCCGCCGCTAAACTGCTCTGCTGCCCACTGCTACTCTGCTACCTCCTCTGGttcgtattttttaaattttttgtttccgtttatttaatttttcaggTTTTCCTAcgttcttattcatttttttgttgttgctgttaatctatattttcttttgttaaaatTGTTAATCTGTTATTGATTTATTGTTGCTGCTTTTGTTATGGTATGATATTATTGATATGGTTACAATCGTTGTACAGAGATTTATACTTATAATAGTTCAGGGATGGTACTGGATCCAATTGTCAGATGAGTTTTTGATTTTTGGTGCATTGAATTTAGGGTTTTGGGGGAGTGCTTTTCTGCTGTGGCAAATGTGTTATGCTACAGAATATCAAGTTGGTGACTTGTGAAGATGATAGCTAAGACCTGTTAAATAGTTTGATATGTTTGACTAACTGCTTTGCTTAACATAATACAGGTCAACATCTTATTAGGTTCTTAATTAAATTTTTCGGATATGGATAGGAATATTTTAGAAGAAGTACCTGTTTAGATTGGGTGTTGTATTTGAGACTTGAGAGTTGTTACTTGTTACATGAGACAATGAGACTTTAGTTGATgattttcaattttgaatttttatgtattttcacaTCTACAGAGAGTatgtttgtgttattttgtgattatttatggtttttaatatattatatattattttattataatttggtTATTCTAGTTGAATTCCGGTTAAACTGGTTATTCTGGCAAAGAGAATAAATTTGAAACAGTGATGAGTTAAAAGATTAAATGTGAGGTAGATAAGTGGATATTAAACCTCTTATTTTATTTACTGTGAAATACAGTTATGTGACTATTTCAGAGGAAGAGAAAGGAAGGGAATTGGTGGAACTTGTTGTATTCAACTGAATTATCATCCCTAGCATTTCTGGACTCTGGATCTTGTATATCCACAAACTTCTTTCAGATTTACAAACATGTTGCAGTGCATATTCCTTCTTTCCGATTCTGGGTATTACTCTGTTTCCTATTATCAATTTGTCACCTTCTTTAGAATTATTGAACCAATGGTTCTTGATCTCTGGTTTCGCCACAGAGAGGTGATGCTAGAGAAACAACTCACTGGCCACCGTGTAGATCGCTCCATATGTGGCTGGTTTTGGGACCAATCCATTTCTCAAGGTGACTCCTTTAAGGTACTTTTCTCACATTATGTCTTCAAATTTTTGTTCTCTACTGTTTTTATTTAGGGCATTCTTCTGTTCTTTCTGAATAGCAACTTCCAGTTATTGCTTCTCCCACACATTATCTTTTCCAAGTTTTCCGTGAGGGAATCACCTTTCTGGCTTGCACCCAAGTTGAGATGCCACCATTGATGGCCATTGaggtattttatttgtttatacatTCCCTTTGCAGCTCATAGTTTCATGAATGGTACTGTGCTCTGTTTGTTTTTAACTGTCTGATTCTTCAGTTCCTTTGTAGGGTAGCAGATGTCCTCAATGATTACCTTGGGGGTTTGAACGAAGATTTGATAAAGGACAACTTTATCATTGTTTATGAGGTACTTTTCTGAAATACTTCATTGGTAGAGTTCCATGTGAAATGAAATGTTGTTAGGCTTTCTTTTTTCTCCTTCACTATTCATCCATTCACCTTTCACTCTGCAACCATTGCCAGAATATTGCTAGGATTTGGCCCCTTTatatttgttgttgttgtttttgtagCTGCTGGATGAGATGATAGATAATGGCTTCCCACTAACTACAGAACTTAACATCCTGCAAGAGATGATAGCTCCACCGAATATTGTTAGTAAAGTCTTGAGTGTTGTCACTGGCACCAGTTCCAATGTAAGCGACACTCTTCCTGGTGCAACATCTTCTTGTGTTCCCTGGAGAACGGCAGACACAAAGTATGCCCAGAATGAAGTTTATGTAGATCTTGTGGAAGAAATGGATGCTACAATAAACAGGTCTATATACTCGTTCTCATCTCTCACTTTTTAATAATGGATCATTCTATGGGtggtttatttgtttatttcatttatggtttcttttttgTGAAATAAGAAATGCTAAATATTTCAAACTTTGAATCTAAAACCAAACGTGAATCGAAATAGTTCTTAGCTCACCCAAGGCATAAAATCTTACATATACACATCCTAAATATCCAATAAAATATCTCAGGTACAACTATAGTAGGATCAAATCATTTTTATATAAATGGCTAAGCATCTTGAAGAAATGTAGCAATCAAAGGGTGATGGACAACTGATGTTGGCATATTTTTAATAGGCTCCATTTTGTTGATGAACATTGACTGCGTTTCTCACAAGGAAAGGATTCAACAAACGATGATCTTGGAAACTTCTCTCTGTTTTTTATACTATACTACTCTTTTTCCAGTTTCGCTCCTAAGCCTGCCACACCTTTTTTGCAAGCTTAGTGACAGGATACTACTGATTCTAGTAATTTTGAACCTCTGTAACATTATGTGACTGACATTTATCTAAGATCATCTCAAGATTCATCCTTAGTTTAAATCTTATGCAGCACTTCTTTTATACTTGCTGCTAAATAGTTCTGCTGATTTAGGGATGGAGCTCTGATGAAATGCGAGGTCTATGGCGAAGTTCAAGTAAATTCCCACATCACTGGTCTTCCTGACCTGACGCTTTCATTTACAAATCCTTCGATCCTAGATCAAGTGAGGTTCCATCCCTGTGTTAGATTTCGCCCATGGGAATCACATCAGATTCTTTCATTTGTGCCTCCTGATGGACAATTTAAACTTATGAGTTACAGGTAAGGTGTCCAGCTTTATGTTAAGTCTGAATCagaatttgaaatctgagtttggATAAAGAAAAGTAATTGTGAAATGAATTTCGTTCCATGTACTCCCAGTTTTCTCTTAATATTTTTGGGATTTCACTCTTGTTTCAGGGTTAGAAAATTGAAGAGCACCCCAATATATGTAAAGCCACAGTTGACATCGGATGGTGGGACATGCCGTCTTAACGTAATGGTTGGCTCAAGAAACGATCATGGAAAGACTATTGATTCAGTTACAGTTCAGTTTCAGCTTCCTTCATGTATTCTATCTGCGGATCTTACCTCAAATCATGGAACCGTAAGCATCCTTGCTGACAAGGTACCTAACAATCAGCAGCGTTTCTGCTTAATTCTTTGGTCAATTATATATGTTTGAACTACAACCTACTTTGCTCTATACTTCAGCATGCAATTTGAAGCTGTCTCTGTATTCTATTTTATCAGACATGCACTTGGAACATTGGTCGGATTCCAAAAGATAAAGCACCTTCAATGTCTGGAACGATGGTGCTCGAGACTGGATTGGAGCGCCTTCATGTCTTCCCTACATTTAGAGTGGGTTTTAAGATGATGGGTGTTGCTCTCTCTGGCCTGCAAATAGATAAACTGGATTTGAAGACTGTACCTTACCGTTTCTACAAAGGTTTTCGAGCTGTTACCCGTGCAGGCGAATTTGAAGTCAGGTCATAACCTTGTGTATCCCATTAAGAAGTCCTCTGAAACATGATGCGATTCTAGATATGAAATTCTGCTACATAATGGCTGGTTTTATTTGTAAAGTGAATACTTAATAGTGTGTTCTGCTGTCTGAAATATCCTGTTTTCATGAAGCAGCATTGCCActtataatttgaatataatgTATTATCTTTTGGTCTTTAAATTGGCATTAGTGTGAGTGAATTGTATGGTTTTCAGATGAATGAACGGATTCTATTACTTATCTAAACTTTTGTTGAGTACCAAGTGCATCAAAGATGAGAACAATGACAAACACTGTCAAAATCTGATACATTGAAGATAATGAAGAATTGAACTGTTAATGTTATCTTAACACCTCAATCTTCTAATTGGGTTAATGCCAGTAGTTACAAGCTCATTAGTTAGAATCAAGAAGAACGGTTATGATTATGCCAGATTAAGTACCAATCTTGTTAACTCGAAAAGAATCCATGACTTGGCGAAGATCATTTTGTTCCTCTGCAAAGACATTCTCCGGCACCTGCAATCTCAGCTCATAGAGTTGGTTGTTTTCAACCCCTAGAGCCGAAAGATACCTCCGATCCCACTCCATGCGCACCACGCGCTCTTGTGGCATAACAGCAAGCTCATTGTTATTTGCATATGACTTTATGTTTACCTATATATTCGATTGGATCGGATTCAGTTCAATGCATGGAAATGAAACTCATACTCAAAATGTAATTGAAACtgtaaaccaaaccaaaccaacctCAACTTGGTAGTACAACTTGCCATCATCAGCAACTCTTGAAGTTGTAGAAAGGATGTTGGATTCGCGTCGAACACCAAGCCTTGTAGACATGAACTCAGTGAGATACTGCTTGAGGACCTTCTTTCCGGCATCTTCGGGTGTACCCAAGTCCTGGACACT is drawn from Arachis hypogaea cultivar Tifrunner chromosome 12, arahy.Tifrunner.gnm2.J5K5, whole genome shotgun sequence and contains these coding sequences:
- the LOC112726617 gene encoding AP-3 complex subunit mu isoform X1 produces the protein MLQCIFLLSDSGEVMLEKQLTGHRVDRSICGWFWDQSISQGDSFKQLPVIASPTHYLFQVFREGITFLACTQVEMPPLMAIEFLCRVADVLNDYLGGLNEDLIKDNFIIVYELLDEMIDNGFPLTTELNILQEMIAPPNIVSKVLSVVTGTSSNVSDTLPGATSSCVPWRTADTKYAQNEVYVDLVEEMDATINRDGALMKCEVYGEVQVNSHITGLPDLTLSFTNPSILDQVRFHPCVRFRPWESHQILSFVPPDGQFKLMSYRVRKLKSTPIYVKPQLTSDGGTCRLNVMVGSRNDHGKTIDSVTVQFQLPSCILSADLTSNHGTVSILADKTCTWNIGRIPKDKAPSMSGTMVLETGLERLHVFPTFRVGFKMMGVALSGLQIDKLDLKTVPYRFYKGFRAVTRAGEFEVRS
- the LOC112726617 gene encoding AP-3 complex subunit mu isoform X2 produces the protein MPPLMAIEFLCRVADVLNDYLGGLNEDLIKDNFIIVYELLDEMIDNGFPLTTELNILQEMIAPPNIVSKVLSVVTGTSSNVSDTLPGATSSCVPWRTADTKYAQNEVYVDLVEEMDATINRDGALMKCEVYGEVQVNSHITGLPDLTLSFTNPSILDQVRFHPCVRFRPWESHQILSFVPPDGQFKLMSYRVRKLKSTPIYVKPQLTSDGGTCRLNVMVGSRNDHGKTIDSVTVQFQLPSCILSADLTSNHGTVSILADKTCTWNIGRIPKDKAPSMSGTMVLETGLERLHVFPTFRVGFKMMGVALSGLQIDKLDLKTVPYRFYKGFRAVTRAGEFEVRS